The following are from one region of the Thermogemmatispora onikobensis genome:
- a CDS encoding GH1 family beta-glucosidase, translating to MSITGRPQDHRSFPASLAGDSDLAGGFPPGFLWGAATSAYQIEGAVREDGRAPSIWDRFVTRPGAILQGQTGEVAADHYHRMEEDVALMALLNLRAYRFSISWPRVLPQGTGPVNERGLAFYERLVDTLLSRGIEPLVTLYHWDLPAALEDRGGWLVRDTAQAFADYAGVVARRLGDRVRWWITHNEPWCSSYLGYALGIHAPGMHDKQLAIHAGHHILLSHGLATQCLRSLLPREAQVGIALDFYPVYAADERPETLAAVQEADAFRNRWFLDPLFRAEYPEALFRALDVTPPALQANDLAVIATPLDFLGVNYYSRMLVRGASPEPATATAGQPGYEVIERIPEASYTDMGWEIFPEGLEAILTRLHREYAPKALVVTENGAAFEDHWHGGASVHDWQRLHYLQLHIEALSRVLSQQVPLKGYMVWSLLDNFEWAFGYSKRFGLVYVDYSTQRRIIKDSGRWYASFIAAQRR from the coding sequence ATGAGCATTACTGGTCGTCCACAGGACCATCGTAGTTTCCCCGCCTCTCTGGCAGGGGACAGCGACCTGGCTGGCGGCTTCCCGCCCGGTTTTCTCTGGGGAGCCGCCACGTCGGCTTATCAGATCGAGGGCGCGGTGCGCGAGGATGGTCGCGCTCCTTCTATCTGGGATCGCTTTGTGACCCGCCCCGGGGCGATCTTGCAGGGCCAGACGGGCGAGGTGGCCGCCGACCACTATCACCGCATGGAGGAAGATGTGGCCCTCATGGCTCTCCTGAATCTGCGCGCTTACCGCTTTTCGATCTCCTGGCCGCGGGTCCTGCCCCAGGGAACCGGCCCTGTGAACGAGCGGGGCCTTGCTTTCTACGAGCGTCTGGTGGATACCTTGCTCTCTCGAGGTATCGAGCCGCTGGTTACGCTCTATCATTGGGATTTGCCCGCCGCTCTTGAGGACCGCGGCGGTTGGCTTGTTCGCGATACCGCTCAGGCTTTCGCCGATTACGCTGGGGTGGTAGCTCGCCGCCTGGGCGATCGCGTTCGCTGGTGGATCACGCACAATGAGCCGTGGTGCAGCTCCTATTTAGGCTACGCTCTGGGTATCCATGCCCCCGGCATGCATGATAAGCAGCTCGCTATTCATGCCGGCCATCATATTCTGCTCTCTCATGGCCTGGCGACGCAGTGCCTGCGCTCACTGCTTCCGCGCGAGGCTCAGGTCGGAATCGCTCTCGATTTCTACCCGGTCTATGCAGCCGATGAGCGGCCTGAGACGCTGGCTGCCGTGCAGGAGGCGGATGCCTTCCGCAATCGCTGGTTCCTCGATCCTCTCTTCCGGGCCGAGTATCCTGAGGCTCTCTTCCGTGCACTGGACGTGACGCCGCCCGCACTTCAGGCCAACGATCTGGCGGTAATCGCTACCCCGCTGGATTTCCTGGGGGTCAATTACTACAGCCGTATGCTGGTGCGCGGAGCTTCGCCCGAGCCTGCAACCGCTACGGCGGGGCAACCTGGCTATGAGGTGATCGAGCGCATTCCCGAGGCGTCATATACCGATATGGGCTGGGAGATCTTTCCGGAAGGGCTGGAAGCGATTCTGACACGCCTCCACCGCGAGTATGCCCCCAAGGCCCTGGTGGTGACGGAAAATGGGGCGGCTTTCGAGGATCACTGGCACGGCGGGGCAAGTGTGCATGATTGGCAGCGCCTCCATTATCTTCAGTTGCATATCGAGGCGCTGAGTCGCGTGCTCTCTCAGCAGGTGCCTCTCAAGGGCTATATGGTCTGGTCTTTGTTAGATAACTTCGAGTGGGCCTTTGGTTATAGCAAGCGCTTCGGCCTGGTCTATGTCGACTATTCTACTCAGCGCCGCATTATTAAGGATAGCGGTCGCTGGTACGCCTCGTTCATTGCTGCACAGCGCCGCTAG
- a CDS encoding acetamidase/formamidase family protein, which yields MTTDIPKAGRSIHIRRDQWHLAWDHSIPPIARISSGEVVEFDMLEASCGQIQANSTVEAIGSLDFSRVDQVHGPIYVEGAEPGDTLEVEFLDLQPAEWGWTGVIPGFGLLADEFPEPALKIWHLEGGADGWAEFAPGIRIPLAPFCGEIGLAPGQPGALPTIPPYRHGGNMDTRHLTKGTRLYLPVEVPGALFSMGDGHAAQGDGEVCGTAIETPMHAVVRLTVHKDRPVPEPQYLTGGPLIQRTNTAPYYVTDGIGPDLMEATRNAIRHMIDHLQRTYGLSRSDAYMLCSVAVDLKICEVVDAPHWVVGAFLPTSIFTK from the coding sequence ATGACGACAGACATTCCAAAGGCAGGGCGCTCGATCCATATTCGGCGCGATCAGTGGCATCTGGCCTGGGATCACAGCATCCCGCCTATTGCTCGCATCAGCTCGGGCGAGGTGGTGGAATTCGATATGCTGGAAGCTTCTTGCGGCCAGATCCAGGCCAATAGCACGGTTGAGGCTATTGGCTCGCTCGACTTCTCGCGTGTGGATCAGGTGCACGGCCCGATCTATGTGGAAGGGGCTGAGCCGGGGGACACGCTGGAGGTGGAGTTTCTGGATTTGCAGCCAGCCGAGTGGGGCTGGACGGGGGTGATTCCTGGCTTCGGCCTGCTGGCTGACGAGTTTCCCGAGCCAGCCCTTAAGATCTGGCATTTGGAGGGCGGCGCCGATGGCTGGGCTGAGTTCGCGCCCGGTATTCGCATCCCTCTGGCTCCCTTCTGTGGCGAGATCGGTCTGGCGCCGGGCCAGCCGGGGGCGCTGCCGACGATTCCCCCCTATCGCCACGGCGGCAATATGGATACGCGCCATCTGACGAAGGGAACGCGCCTCTACTTGCCGGTGGAGGTGCCTGGAGCGCTCTTCTCGATGGGCGATGGCCACGCCGCTCAAGGCGATGGCGAGGTCTGCGGGACGGCGATCGAGACGCCGATGCACGCGGTGGTGCGCCTGACGGTGCATAAGGATCGCCCGGTGCCGGAGCCGCAGTATTTGACGGGCGGCCCCCTGATCCAGCGCACTAATACGGCCCCGTATTATGTGACCGATGGGATCGGCCCCGATCTGATGGAGGCCACGCGCAATGCGATCCGCCACATGATCGATCACTTGCAGCGCACCTATGGTCTGTCGCGCAGCGATGCGTACATGCTCTGTAGCGTGGCGGTGGATCTGAAGATCTGCGAGGTGGTGGATGCGCCTCACTGGGTGGTCGGGGCATTCTTGCCAACGAGCATTTTTACGAAGTGA
- a CDS encoding M1 family aminopeptidase: MATDDCEEWRVLETTCSVQQALAGPPPRARGFELPGDRVHYAPDRPADITHVKLEIGLDFERETVSGTAWTSFTALYDEVRSIAFDAVDLHIERVMLDDGTELSYSIEPEHLRVTLDRAYHYGESFTVGVRYWAQPRIGLNFNKPTPDDPTRPVQAWTFSQTWYHRHWFPCHWVPNDRATSEIIVTVPAQFVTLSNGELLSVRDNGDGSKTHHWRHDVPHPAYLISLVVGDFAVVEDRYGELPVTYYVRPDRREDARLLMGKTPAMLDFFSRYLNYPYPYRKYAQSVIEVYRGAMEHTTATTHSFMLLFDQKAALDVGEDGPVTTVAHELAHQWFGDLLTCRDWSEGWLNEGFATYLEHLWVEHDRGSDVFKLMMREAAHLYFEEDKHYRRPVVYRGYYRDGFELFDHHLYFKGAWVLHMLRHQLGEAAFRRGLHAYVERHRGREVITADLERTLEEVTGRSLAQFFQQWLYQAGYPAFSVSYAWDGERHLAKVTIKQTQTIDDLTPCFVTPVDLAFSVAVADGSDEIRTVKLQVVVGENGETTQTFFVPLEREPVMVRFDPDGWLLKTLEFERPAHMLRYQLAHDPDVLGRIEAAEALAKQGDEASRRALEEALFSDPFWGVRCAAAQALGELGTEAAQNALLRALRELEARQWSRVRATVARALGRYQEPQQRALAQRAAEALRPLVSEGDVSYFVERAAAEALGRTRVAGVLDVLQQASTRPSWQAYVQEGIFKGLACCGDERAIPLLLDYLDASRQPPLWRLAATRGLLVLARERHLYREAAWQQAVTRLCEAVEHDPWEAVRQGAALALLLFGERRAVPALERAAARELETRVLRSLRAALYVLRSPGQADEQLAQLRQDLETLREENRRLKEQLASVETRLAQERTS; this comes from the coding sequence TTGGCAACAGATGACTGTGAAGAGTGGCGCGTGTTGGAGACAACGTGCAGTGTTCAGCAGGCACTGGCGGGGCCGCCTCCCCGGGCGCGAGGCTTCGAGCTACCTGGCGACCGTGTCCACTATGCTCCCGACCGTCCCGCCGATATCACTCATGTCAAACTAGAGATCGGCCTTGACTTTGAGCGAGAGACGGTCAGCGGCACTGCCTGGACCTCTTTTACCGCCCTCTATGACGAAGTGCGCAGCATCGCTTTCGACGCCGTTGATCTCCATATCGAGCGTGTCATGCTCGACGATGGTACCGAGCTGTCTTACAGCATTGAGCCGGAGCACCTCCGCGTCACCCTCGACCGGGCGTATCACTACGGCGAGTCGTTCACCGTTGGCGTGCGCTACTGGGCGCAGCCGCGCATCGGTCTGAATTTCAACAAGCCCACACCTGACGACCCAACGCGGCCTGTCCAGGCCTGGACTTTCAGTCAGACCTGGTATCATCGCCACTGGTTTCCCTGTCACTGGGTGCCAAACGACCGTGCCACCAGCGAGATCATTGTGACCGTGCCAGCCCAGTTTGTGACCCTTTCCAATGGCGAGCTGCTCAGCGTGCGAGATAATGGCGATGGCAGCAAAACCCATCACTGGCGCCATGACGTTCCCCATCCCGCTTATCTGATCTCGCTCGTCGTTGGCGATTTCGCCGTCGTCGAAGATCGCTACGGCGAGCTGCCCGTCACCTACTATGTGCGGCCCGACCGTCGCGAAGACGCGCGGCTACTGATGGGCAAGACGCCGGCCATGCTCGACTTCTTCAGTCGCTACCTCAACTATCCCTACCCTTATCGCAAATATGCCCAGAGCGTGATCGAGGTCTACCGGGGAGCAATGGAGCATACGACGGCCACCACCCATAGCTTCATGCTGCTCTTCGATCAGAAAGCGGCTCTGGATGTCGGCGAAGACGGCCCCGTGACCACCGTTGCTCATGAGCTGGCCCACCAGTGGTTCGGCGACCTGCTCACCTGCCGCGACTGGTCCGAAGGTTGGCTCAACGAGGGCTTTGCCACCTACTTAGAACACCTCTGGGTCGAACATGATCGTGGCAGCGATGTGTTCAAGCTGATGATGCGGGAAGCGGCCCACCTCTATTTTGAGGAAGACAAGCACTACCGACGGCCCGTTGTCTATCGCGGCTACTACCGCGATGGCTTCGAGCTGTTTGACCATCACCTCTACTTCAAAGGGGCCTGGGTGCTGCATATGCTCCGTCACCAGCTTGGCGAGGCGGCCTTCCGACGCGGGCTGCATGCCTATGTGGAGCGCCACCGCGGGCGCGAGGTCATCACAGCCGACCTGGAGCGCACCCTCGAAGAAGTCACCGGGCGCAGCCTGGCGCAGTTTTTCCAGCAATGGCTCTACCAGGCTGGCTATCCCGCCTTCTCCGTCAGCTATGCCTGGGATGGCGAGCGTCATCTGGCCAAAGTGACGATCAAGCAGACGCAGACCATCGATGACCTCACCCCCTGTTTTGTGACACCGGTTGACCTGGCTTTCAGCGTGGCCGTGGCTGATGGCAGCGACGAGATCCGAACTGTCAAGCTGCAGGTGGTCGTTGGTGAAAACGGTGAGACCACGCAGACCTTCTTTGTGCCACTGGAACGCGAGCCAGTGATGGTGCGCTTTGATCCCGACGGCTGGCTGCTGAAAACGCTTGAATTCGAGCGCCCAGCTCACATGCTGCGCTACCAACTGGCCCACGATCCCGATGTGTTGGGACGCATCGAGGCAGCGGAGGCCCTGGCAAAGCAGGGAGATGAAGCAAGCCGCCGTGCTCTGGAGGAGGCGCTTTTCTCTGATCCCTTCTGGGGCGTGCGCTGCGCCGCCGCCCAGGCCCTGGGCGAGTTAGGGACAGAGGCGGCCCAGAACGCGCTGCTGCGAGCCTTGCGCGAACTAGAGGCGCGGCAGTGGTCGCGTGTGCGGGCTACTGTCGCCCGGGCCTTGGGTCGCTATCAGGAGCCGCAGCAGCGTGCGCTGGCCCAGCGAGCGGCGGAGGCCCTGCGACCGCTGGTCAGCGAAGGCGACGTCAGCTATTTTGTTGAGCGAGCGGCGGCGGAAGCCCTCGGCAGAACGCGCGTCGCCGGGGTCCTCGATGTATTGCAGCAGGCCAGCACGCGCCCGTCGTGGCAAGCCTATGTGCAGGAAGGTATCTTTAAAGGGCTGGCCTGCTGCGGAGACGAGCGAGCCATCCCTCTGCTCTTAGATTATCTGGATGCCAGCCGCCAGCCACCGCTATGGCGACTGGCCGCGACACGTGGTCTGCTGGTGCTGGCCCGTGAGCGCCATCTCTATCGCGAGGCAGCCTGGCAGCAGGCAGTAACCCGACTCTGCGAGGCGGTCGAGCATGATCCCTGGGAGGCCGTGCGCCAGGGGGCGGCGCTCGCCCTCCTGCTCTTCGGCGAACGCCGCGCCGTGCCAGCCCTGGAACGTGCCGCCGCGCGAGAGCTGGAGACGCGGGTCCTGCGCAGCCTGCGAGCGGCGCTCTATGTGCTGCGCAGCCCAGGGCAGGCCGATGAGCAGCTCGCTCAGCTGCGCCAGGATCTGGAGACCCTGCGCGAGGAGAACCGCCGCCTCAAGGAGCAGCTGGCTTCTGTGGAGACACGCCTCGCTCAGGAGAGAACAAGCTAA
- a CDS encoding DUF4012 domain-containing protein, protein MPGVRAASSPPRPRRNDLMTWAEADLSSLGEREKQRYAQRRNAVIDYYTTDKSIEEITLHYRLSWQTLERLLEKCLKRHPDGRLWGFRALVPGSIVEESVELPLTTMPGPERSGQEATSEERRGEEEHTNGTGRVQEKAAEGGATGVGELAEDEEPTVRLAAVRGALSRQPPGPLEVAASDKDKPHAHEHNGHQQHLPSLREEEPSASTESDDYPHAAERTDGEQATSEREEEEEPAGTQESGAERQEQGEEEESPTIPLAGPEEEESATVPLESDQVEEGAPSEEEPASPQSGARERSLAEVPTESLVTEAAQKAASEEEQARQPGAERGVSEEKLSPESEELPTTLLDERMLPAPLHEEAEIALLPGRERELVDLATLPTTVLPLATGPAQAKRRLRSGELDRHLTQQLRRIRGRRRERSQVRSKRHRLRTYVTLAILGALIIGLLPPVGAALAAYSAYSNVKGLAEDGVKHLMNVKDLLTLDKSNPLAALEADKLERARQEFRQAGSDFLQLQQLVERDDVREAIQRFAPEYASSLDMARHLVQVALDVSRMGDEMSGVGLLAASIIHGSPLTTSSKAKPLLTAQDVATVQGSLVHALYYIDDIEEQMHSVDLKQLPMLNAHQREQIASIVKLLPEAQRQINQVQQLIPLASWLLGVDGHRRYLLQTMDNAELRPGGGFTGQYGVVDVQNGVVGALALRDVAKLDYAGNGFQMGRQAPAGYSWMHMGNFGLRDSNVSGDYPTTARINIQVFQDEGGGPVDGDIAFTPAFIAHILDVTGPIVVKDYGETITSQNLADRLHYYQQDPAGIARQEQVTGQGLHDARKAFTSLVAKLLLDKVRHLPVSKLLDIVKGAVKDIQARDLELYFTNPAVEAWLVQQGYSGGINSFKSVDGFHVVQANISVNKASQYVHSTFQDNIVLDAQGGATHNLTIILEYDQRGPVYGFDAYTDYIRVYAPPGAQLIDGGGFDSGQPVCSSSTGVSKPTTGTTSTSSKPPATGSKCDSYNYIPPDGSRYCPSGNYALGPRYQNPPVDSVGPPTALQSDLPGRSMWGGLTVTPKNCISYIRLSWYVPHAHINPKNPASIYSVLVGKQGGMVPTVDITIDATALHLKGVSTFHYHSDIHKDQVITLKGPQPATKATPKATPGAGAKASPTVTAAPSAAASLPQALAITASVTVTNWRRH, encoded by the coding sequence TTGCCTGGGGTACGCGCCGCATCTTCTCCACCACGGCCCCGTCGTAACGATCTCATGACCTGGGCCGAGGCCGATCTCTCCTCTCTTGGAGAGCGGGAAAAGCAACGTTACGCGCAACGCAGAAATGCCGTCATCGACTATTATACTACTGATAAATCTATTGAAGAGATCACACTGCACTATCGTCTCTCCTGGCAAACCTTAGAGCGGCTACTTGAAAAGTGTCTCAAGCGTCACCCTGACGGGCGTCTCTGGGGCTTCCGCGCGCTTGTCCCTGGCAGTATAGTTGAAGAGAGCGTGGAGCTTCCCCTGACAACCATGCCGGGGCCGGAGCGTAGCGGCCAAGAAGCGACATCGGAAGAGCGACGTGGCGAGGAAGAGCACACCAACGGCACGGGTCGAGTGCAAGAGAAGGCGGCTGAGGGGGGGGCAACGGGCGTGGGCGAGCTGGCGGAAGACGAAGAGCCGACAGTCAGATTAGCAGCCGTTCGGGGAGCACTCTCTCGTCAGCCGCCTGGCCCTCTTGAGGTAGCGGCCTCTGACAAAGACAAACCACATGCTCACGAACACAACGGCCACCAGCAGCATCTCCCCTCTTTGCGGGAGGAGGAGCCATCGGCCTCTACGGAGAGCGACGACTATCCTCACGCTGCTGAGCGAACCGATGGCGAGCAAGCTACCTCAGAAAGGGAAGAAGAAGAAGAGCCAGCGGGTACTCAAGAGAGCGGAGCAGAAAGGCAGGAACAGGGAGAGGAAGAAGAAAGCCCAACCATTCCCCTGGCAGGTCCAGAAGAAGAAGAGAGCGCGACTGTGCCTCTAGAAAGCGACCAGGTTGAGGAAGGAGCACCATCTGAAGAAGAGCCAGCCTCACCCCAGAGCGGTGCCAGAGAGCGGAGCCTGGCCGAAGTACCGACGGAGAGTCTGGTCACAGAGGCGGCTCAAAAAGCGGCATCAGAGGAGGAGCAAGCTCGGCAGCCGGGAGCCGAAAGAGGAGTCAGCGAAGAAAAACTCTCCCCAGAGAGCGAAGAGCTACCCACTACACTTCTCGATGAGCGTATGCTGCCAGCTCCGCTGCATGAAGAAGCGGAAATTGCCCTCCTCCCGGGCCGTGAGCGCGAGCTGGTCGATCTGGCCACTCTTCCGACCACGGTTCTACCGCTGGCCACGGGCCCGGCCCAGGCGAAGAGACGGCTGCGGTCTGGGGAGTTGGACCGCCATCTCACTCAGCAGCTGCGTCGCATTCGCGGGCGTCGCCGGGAGCGCAGCCAGGTGCGGAGCAAGCGTCATCGTTTACGGACCTATGTCACCCTGGCCATTCTGGGGGCTCTCATCATTGGTCTGCTCCCTCCAGTTGGCGCGGCTTTGGCCGCTTACAGCGCTTACAGCAACGTCAAGGGCCTGGCTGAGGATGGCGTCAAGCATCTCATGAATGTCAAGGACCTCCTCACGCTAGACAAAAGCAATCCGCTGGCGGCCTTAGAGGCCGACAAGCTTGAGCGTGCCCGACAAGAATTTCGCCAGGCGGGCAGTGATTTTCTTCAGCTCCAGCAGCTTGTCGAGCGTGACGATGTTCGTGAAGCGATTCAGCGCTTTGCCCCCGAGTACGCTTCCAGCCTGGACATGGCGCGGCACCTCGTGCAGGTTGCCCTTGATGTCTCGCGCATGGGAGACGAGATGAGCGGCGTTGGACTGCTCGCCGCCAGCATCATCCACGGCTCGCCGCTCACCACCAGCAGCAAGGCCAAACCTCTGCTCACCGCCCAGGACGTTGCCACCGTCCAGGGGTCGCTAGTGCATGCGCTCTACTATATCGACGACATTGAGGAGCAAATGCACTCTGTTGATCTCAAGCAGCTTCCCATGCTCAACGCCCACCAGCGCGAGCAGATTGCCAGCATTGTCAAACTGCTTCCCGAGGCCCAGAGACAGATCAACCAGGTGCAGCAGCTTATTCCCCTGGCCTCATGGCTCCTGGGGGTCGACGGCCATCGCCGCTACTTGCTCCAGACGATGGACAACGCCGAGCTGCGCCCTGGAGGCGGCTTTACCGGTCAGTACGGCGTCGTAGATGTGCAGAACGGCGTTGTTGGGGCCCTGGCCCTACGCGACGTTGCCAAACTGGACTATGCCGGCAATGGCTTCCAGATGGGAAGACAGGCTCCTGCGGGCTATAGCTGGATGCACATGGGCAACTTCGGCCTGCGCGACTCCAATGTCTCCGGCGACTATCCCACCACAGCGCGCATCAACATCCAGGTCTTCCAGGATGAAGGAGGTGGTCCTGTCGACGGCGACATTGCCTTCACCCCCGCCTTCATCGCCCACATTCTTGATGTCACCGGGCCGATCGTCGTCAAGGACTACGGCGAGACCATTACCTCGCAAAACCTGGCCGACCGCCTGCACTACTATCAGCAGGACCCTGCCGGCATCGCCCGTCAAGAGCAGGTCACCGGCCAGGGCTTGCACGACGCCCGCAAAGCCTTCACCTCGCTGGTCGCCAAGCTCCTGCTAGACAAGGTGCGCCATCTACCGGTCAGCAAGCTGCTTGACATCGTCAAGGGGGCGGTCAAGGATATCCAGGCGCGTGACCTGGAGCTGTACTTTACCAACCCCGCCGTTGAAGCCTGGCTGGTTCAGCAGGGCTACTCTGGTGGGATCAACAGCTTCAAGAGCGTCGACGGGTTCCATGTAGTTCAGGCCAACATCAGTGTCAACAAAGCCAGCCAATATGTCCACAGTACTTTCCAGGACAACATTGTGCTCGATGCTCAGGGAGGTGCCACGCACAACCTGACCATCATCCTGGAGTACGATCAGCGTGGCCCTGTCTACGGCTTCGACGCCTATACCGACTACATCCGCGTCTATGCCCCGCCGGGTGCCCAGCTTATCGACGGAGGCGGCTTCGACTCTGGTCAGCCTGTCTGCAGCTCCAGCACTGGCGTTTCTAAACCTACCACTGGCACCACTTCCACCTCCTCAAAGCCGCCAGCCACAGGCAGCAAATGCGACAGCTACAACTACATTCCACCCGACGGCTCGCGCTATTGTCCGAGCGGCAACTACGCCCTGGGGCCGCGTTACCAGAATCCTCCTGTTGACAGCGTGGGACCGCCGACGGCCCTGCAGAGCGACCTGCCCGGGCGATCCATGTGGGGAGGACTGACGGTCACCCCGAAAAACTGCATCTCCTACATTCGCCTCTCGTGGTACGTGCCGCATGCCCACATCAACCCGAAAAATCCGGCCAGCATCTACAGTGTCCTGGTTGGGAAGCAGGGTGGCATGGTGCCGACCGTCGACATTACGATCGATGCCACAGCCTTGCATCTGAAGGGCGTCAGCACCTTCCACTATCACAGCGATATCCATAAGGATCAGGTGATCACGCTGAAGGGGCCGCAGCCGGCCACCAAAGCGACCCCTAAAGCCACGCCGGGCGCTGGTGCCAAGGCCAGCCCCACAGTGACCGCAGCGCCCTCCGCGGCGGCCAGTCTGCCGCAGGCTCTGGCCATCACGGCCTCTGTTACCGTCACCAACTGGCGGCGTCACTAG